A region from the Rufibacter sp. DG15C genome encodes:
- a CDS encoding lysophospholipid acyltransferase family protein, with the protein MKGISLLPFSVLYALSTFLYVVLYRMIGYRKKVVRQNIERSFPARTQQEHRQIEKQFFKNLCDVIVETLKMVSITPEGLQERVQFKGHERAEAYLAQGQQVLGMGAHLANWEIMSAAGNLRFDYPIDGVYKPLSSSFFEAFMVFLRSRFGIKLVPMKDTLRHMIRHKNQARIFTMLADQVPPYGHIQFWTNFLHQDTAFYVSGDRLRESFGYPVFFVAMRHLRRGFFEIEFIELFPPLQQKGEDAKNPVTHAFAQQLEKWIEANPADYLWSHKRWKHKKPVELASPAS; encoded by the coding sequence TTGAAAGGGATTTCTTTGTTGCCATTCTCTGTCCTGTATGCGCTGTCCACGTTTTTGTATGTGGTGCTGTACCGCATGATTGGCTACCGCAAGAAGGTAGTGCGCCAGAACATTGAGAGGTCTTTCCCGGCCAGAACCCAGCAGGAGCACCGGCAGATTGAGAAGCAGTTCTTCAAAAACCTCTGTGATGTGATTGTAGAGACTCTGAAAATGGTGTCCATTACGCCAGAAGGGCTACAGGAACGGGTACAATTCAAGGGGCATGAACGCGCCGAAGCGTATTTGGCGCAAGGGCAGCAAGTCTTAGGCATGGGCGCCCACCTGGCCAATTGGGAGATTATGTCGGCGGCGGGTAACCTGCGTTTTGACTACCCAATTGACGGGGTGTACAAGCCTTTGAGTAGTTCGTTCTTTGAGGCCTTTATGGTTTTTCTGCGCAGTCGGTTCGGGATAAAGTTGGTGCCCATGAAAGACACGCTTCGGCACATGATCCGGCACAAGAACCAGGCCCGCATCTTTACCATGCTAGCCGACCAGGTTCCGCCGTACGGGCATATTCAGTTCTGGACCAACTTTCTGCACCAAGACACGGCCTTTTATGTGAGCGGAGACCGCCTACGAGAATCCTTTGGCTATCCCGTCTTTTTTGTGGCCATGCGGCACCTGCGCCGGGGTTTTTTTGAGATAGAGTTTATAGAGCTGTTTCCGCCGTTGCAACAGAAGGGAGAGGATGCAAAGAACCCTGTGACGCATGCCTTTGCGCAGCAGTTAGAGAAGTGGATTGAGGCCAATCCCGCAGATTACCTTTGGTCCCATAAACGCTGGAAACACAAGAAGCCGGTAGAGCTGGCAAGTCCTGCATCTTGA
- a CDS encoding response regulator, translating into MKKLDLIMVVEDDPTATFLAHRVLKKSAIAEKLCTARNGRQALTFVQSHFGTAEYAHELPSVLLVDISMPVMGGFEFLKELDQLKLNKRPLVVMLSSSRKKDDVEKAFQLKADGYFTKPFRMEDLTEFLATVENNPITN; encoded by the coding sequence ATGAAAAAATTAGATTTGATTATGGTCGTTGAAGACGACCCTACCGCTACCTTCCTTGCCCACCGCGTCCTAAAGAAGAGTGCCATCGCTGAGAAACTCTGCACCGCCCGAAACGGCAGGCAGGCCCTTACCTTTGTGCAGAGCCACTTCGGCACCGCAGAATATGCCCATGAGCTTCCTTCGGTTCTATTGGTAGACATTAGCATGCCGGTGATGGGCGGGTTTGAGTTTTTAAAAGAACTTGACCAGTTAAAGCTTAACAAAAGGCCCTTGGTGGTGATGTTGTCCTCTTCCAGGAAAAAGGATGACGTAGAGAAAGCCTTCCAACTTAAGGCAGACGGTTACTTTACCAAGCCCTTCAGGATGGAGGATTTGACTGAGTTCTTGGCCACGGTTGAGAATAACCCTATTACCAATTAA
- a CDS encoding L-threonylcarbamoyladenylate synthase, protein MAQATFLKIHPDNPQPKAMAQVVDVLKKGGLVIYPTDTIYGLGCDLHNVRAVERLCQLRGLNPAKAQLSFICSDLTNISEYARISTQTYKVMKKALPGPFTFVLEASSKVPKIGGIRRKTVGIRVPDNAICLSLVEQLGNPIVSTSIHDEDEVVEYTTDPELIYEKYRNLVDLVIDGGYGNNIASTVVNCENDEFDILREGAGDIQEFL, encoded by the coding sequence ATGGCACAGGCTACCTTCCTGAAAATTCACCCTGACAACCCGCAGCCCAAGGCCATGGCCCAGGTGGTGGACGTCCTTAAAAAAGGCGGGCTGGTGATTTACCCCACAGATACTATTTATGGCCTAGGCTGTGACTTGCACAATGTGCGCGCCGTAGAACGCCTCTGCCAACTGCGCGGCCTCAACCCCGCCAAAGCGCAGCTGTCGTTTATCTGCAGTGACCTGACTAATATTTCTGAATACGCCCGCATCTCTACCCAGACCTACAAAGTCATGAAGAAAGCCCTGCCCGGCCCGTTCACGTTTGTCTTGGAGGCCAGCAGCAAAGTGCCTAAGATTGGCGGCATCCGGCGCAAAACGGTGGGCATACGCGTGCCAGACAACGCCATCTGCTTGTCTTTGGTAGAGCAACTGGGCAACCCCATAGTGAGCACTTCCATCCATGACGAGGACGAAGTAGTGGAATACACCACTGACCCCGAGTTGATTTATGAGAAGTACCGTAACCTGGTGGATTTGGTGATTGACGGCGGCTATGGCAATAACATTGCCTCTACCGTAGTCAATTGTGAAAACGACGAGTTTGACATCCTGCGCGAAGGTGCCGGCGACATTCAGGAGTTTCTATAG